In Cyanobacterium sp. T60_A2020_053, the sequence AGACTAGCAACAATGGTTAGACCAATTAAAATCATTAAGATAAAATCAAGCCAATAACAATGGCTACTATGAGGGATTTTTGCATAAAATTATATTGCAATGGTTCAATTAATAAATCTATCATTTGCGGTGAAGGGCGCTTTGTTTACCTTCTTACTATACCAAAAATGAAAGAATTATGAAAGATTTGTCGAAAACAGGGAGGAGACTTAATTAGGTTTTGCACTCATTAGTGGAGTCGTGAGAGCAAATTGACAATTATGAGGTTTTATTAGCCTCCTGTAGTGTATATTATATAATTTGGTAATTCAACTGCATTTTACAGCAGTTTTCATTTCCTTTTGCTCTATACCAACTAATAATTTATTATAATCAAAGTAAGAGAGCTTTATTCACTAATAAATTACAATATTTATTACTTAAAAATAAACCATATATGACTAGCATAATTAATAATACCCTTGCTATTTTACAAAAAGAATTACAAAGTTATTTTAACTCCCCTTTAGCTTTAATTATTGCTGGAATCTTTTGGTTAATATCAGGGATATTTTTCGTTTTTATTTTATTTAGTCCCCAAGGCATAATACAAAGCGTAGCCCTTCAAGAACAAATAGGAAATAGTGTTCCTATTGATATACCTTATGAATTTATCCAAATTTATTTTGGGGTAATGGGTTCAATTTCCTTATTTTTATTACCCATGTTATCAATGGGTTTATATACTGAAGAAAGAAAAAAAGGCACATTGGAATTATTAGCAACATCTCCTCTTTTTAACTGGGTAGTAGCATTAGGTAAATTATTAGGAGTATGGTTATTTTTTCTAACTATGATTATGCCCATTTTAGTTTATGAAATCATAATTTTTAG encodes:
- a CDS encoding ABC transporter permease subunit; translation: MTSIINNTLAILQKELQSYFNSPLALIIAGIFWLISGIFFVFILFSPQGIIQSVALQEQIGNSVPIDIPYEFIQIYFGVMGSISLFLLPMLSMGLYTEERKKGTLELLATSPLFNWVVALGKLLGVWLFFLTMIMPILVYEIIIFSSSAPSFPPQVPLLAHGGLLLLAGAILSLGMFISSLTESTIFSAIITFILVLFLSILDTLANNLGGNLGEIISHFSILTTYDNFVRGIFDTGSLIIFISYIFLGLFLTAQSIETLRYTKN